A single region of the Gammaproteobacteria bacterium genome encodes:
- a CDS encoding hydrogenase expression protein HupH produces MTVTQTVLRIRVINPTISNEWNEEMASFLDDPGIILEPVALDYGTASIESRVDDELAVPGIIEQAILAEQSGADGVVVNCMDDPGLHAAREAVRIPVSAPGEAGMHLASMLGHRFAIVTTSEEDIPMVEELIARNGLSDSAGPVRALGLPVLELVTDPGATLDAFVAASAAAVFEDGAGVIIPGCSLLSSMAGIAARMLAERGAAVPVLNPLLVAIRQIETMIRLGVTHSRRSYPPPVAKPLEWHDPSMELGPRLESGRT; encoded by the coding sequence ATGACCGTGACTCAGACCGTGCTGCGGATTCGGGTGATCAACCCGACGATAAGCAACGAGTGGAACGAGGAAATGGCCTCATTCCTCGACGATCCGGGGATCATCCTCGAGCCGGTGGCGCTGGACTATGGCACCGCCTCGATCGAATCGCGCGTCGACGACGAGCTCGCGGTGCCGGGGATCATCGAGCAGGCGATTCTCGCCGAGCAGTCCGGCGCCGACGGAGTGGTGGTCAACTGCATGGACGATCCGGGGCTCCACGCCGCCCGGGAAGCGGTGCGAATCCCGGTGTCCGCTCCCGGTGAGGCCGGCATGCATCTGGCGTCGATGCTCGGTCACCGATTCGCCATTGTCACGACGAGTGAAGAGGACATCCCGATGGTCGAGGAACTGATCGCCCGAAACGGCTTGTCGGACAGCGCCGGGCCGGTACGGGCCCTCGGGTTGCCGGTGCTCGAACTCGTGACGGACCCGGGCGCCACCCTCGACGCCTTCGTTGCAGCATCGGCCGCCGCCGTCTTCGAGGACGGCGCCGGAGTGATCATTCCGGGGTGCAGTTTGTTGTCGTCGATGGCCGGCATCGCGGCGCGAATGCTTGCTGAGCGAGGTGCCGCCGTCCCGGTGCTCAACCCTCTGTTGGTGGCGATCCGCCAGATCGAGACGATGATCCGACTCGGTGTGACACACAGTCGCCGGAGCTACCCGCCTCCCGTCGCCAAACCACTCGAGTGGCACGACCCGTCGATGGAGCTGGGGCCGAGACTCGAATCGGGGAGGACATGA